Genomic window (Juglans microcarpa x Juglans regia isolate MS1-56 chromosome 2S, Jm3101_v1.0, whole genome shotgun sequence):
TTATCAACAACAATGCATGGTTTTAGTTCCCTCATTCCTGTTTTATGGTAGTTCTGTGATGCATATGGTTTGAATGGATTATCAATTAGCTATCTTACCTATTGATCTAATACTCAGTCCTCTGCTATAAAGATCCAAATCTGGTATATCTGAGTgagatttgtaattttattgatgataaatTCATAGGGAGCACTTATAATATGAAACTGGAGTAGGAGTTCTTGGATCAgtattatttatcaataattcaacTTTTGATTATTGGTGGTATTTATGTATCTCATTTGCTTTCTTCCAGAATTCATCATTTACTGTGGGGCTAGAAGTCTCACCCTTCCATTTCTGTTTCTCtcatttgtgataaaaaaaaaaaaaatgttgcacTTGAACTGTAAACCTCCCATCCTTTGTGAAATTCCATATCTGGTTTTCTTCAACCCCCATCTTACATATTAAGTTGTTGCATATTTATTTAGCttgttaaatatgaaaaattgaattcaATCAGTGCCACAATTTTAGTTGTAGTATTCATCAATTATAAGCTCACAGActtttgaatatatatgttGAGAATCTTAACCAAGActtttgaatatatatgttGAGAATCTTAACTAAGGATATGAACTCAGTAAGAAGTGATGATGGATTGGGTTATCTTTCTTGATGGAAGGAAATAACGCTTAGAAACTTATAAAACAAAAGTTCTGTCATGTCtatataaaagttttttgtTTCTCCATCAGTTACAACAAATGTGCAAACTTAGATAGGCTGAAAACTTCTATCTAATGCTCTCTATGTTCAAAAACTGTGGTGGTTTACAATCAAGAAATAATTGGTTCTACGAAATTAAGTATCAATGATTGTCAAAGATTAAGTATTCTAATGATGGCTGTTTTTCTTAGTTAATTTTCTCCCAAATCTTGTATTagtcatggtatcagagcaaatTAAGATCCTGTATTGCAGGATTTCCATTGAAGCAAACCTTCCTTCTATACAGAATATGCACTATAGCCACATGATACAATTTGAAAATGTCTTTTCTGGTTGTTAATAACAAAAATCTGATATTGGAACATATAGTCTTGAGAAAGTCTATTGGGAAATGAGATTGAACTACCTTGGGTCCTCGACCAGAGAGGCCTATTGAGATATATGAATTTGAAAGGTATCATTTTCTTGTCTGCTGGATTTAGTAGGCAGTGAACTACCTTGGGTCCTCGACCAGAGAAGCCGCCTATTGAGAAGTCCATTGGAACATGATTGAGAAATGAGAACCACAAAATAAGTTAAAGgaaaaagtaacttttcattTCAACATAATCAGTCTATGGTTTTCCATAGCTTCTTTTTGACATGCTTAGTCATCAGATCTTAAGAATATGATTTCTGAACGCTGATGCAGTCACAAGTGGATTGGAAACTggtttgagaatttctttagcCAGGAGCTCATGCTAATGTTTTTAACAAGGAAAAATTAAGGAATACAAAGTGGACTGATTAGAGATTTGtatgattaataaagaaaacCAAGGTGACTAAAGTGGAAGTTAAGCTGCAAATATCTCTCTCTATTGCAGGTGGATCCAAACAAAGGAGTTGCGATGTATGAATCAGATGACATAATCAAGTATCTAGTTGGAAAATATGGTATGTTCAGTCATATTTACTTACTCCCAAATGGCCTATTTCAATTTTGGTTGTTTTCCATTGATAATCAGTATGTTGCACATTAACAAGAGGGGCATATATTACTCGTGTACAACACCATTTTATAGCATCTATTTTGTTCAAGtacaaacctttttttttttttttttttaatttgtagaaGAGTATATGTTATAGTgcaaatgcatgcatatggaCGCATTAAATACCTATGTGGCCTGCATTTGGaggcagattttttttttctttaattttgtaagGGCCGTTTCCAGCGATTAAAAATCGccgaaaatatatttttaataccaTCGCTATTTACAGCGCTACAAAATTGccagaaataattatttcccGTGCATAAATATATCACCGAAAAAAGCCCCCGTGCGCGTCCCTTAAGCATGGTTTAACAGACTTTTGCGGCGAATTTAGGGCTTTTTCGGCAAGAAATAATCGCCGGAAATAATGTTTTCCATCGATTACATCAACAACCGTATGGATCTTTGTGGTGTTTGTATTCActaattgcggcgattttatttcGCCGCAAATACATTTATATCCAGACAAAAATCGCTGGTAAAAAGATATAACAACCGGTTTTTGGTAACCAATGTGCAGCAATTATAGATTCGCTGCAAATAACTTTTGCAGTGTTTTTTAGAGTATTAGCGGCGAATGTGTAACGTTGAAAAAGACTAAATTCCTTGTAGTGAATGCAAGTGGTAGAAAATTCTGGATCGTTTCAAACCCAAATTGGAGTTTTAAAATTAGACTCATTAATACGAATAGTATATAATAGTGGATCCAAATTACTTATAAACCCAAATTATCAATCCCATTCATGATCATATGAATAAGAACCGTAGAcgtcttcatattttataagGATGAGCAAAAACAGCAATATTGCCATTAATTACAGAGCTTTAAGAAAGAGGATACAGTaggtataaattaattattcttttatagataggaaataaaagaaaaattttactcatcatccttacactagacaccacacatgattttttatctttttattttttttcctttaacaaGTATGTGGTATAGGAATGGTAAGTATATATAAGTAATCAATTAGTTTagcagaaataaaaaataaaaaataaaaggtgtaGTGTGTGAAATGATAAGTAACAAAGCTCGGAAACAAGAACATCATCTCGTTTGATTAACACAAACCAAATAAAACTACAACACGTCCAGAATTAACTTTGGAATTAAAAAACTTTCAGTTCATAAaacttagagaaaaaaaaaacgtgaaCAACCAAATCAACTTGTTTCtaatattatatgaatataaaaaCCAAATGAATGCATACCAACAATAATTATAACTTGAGCTTGGTATGGCATATGGATTCAACACTCTGAGTAGgaataaaaatagatatattacACCTATTATAAACCGTAGCATGCTTCTTGAAGATCTTGAGCAAATTCATTCTCCCTGGCAAAGTAGCTGTGGAAGTCAAATTCAAACTCCCTGCTCCGACATCAGCAAGAAAATGGCGATTCTTTAGCAGCTTTCCAGGCATGATACTCACAGAAGTGGTCATGTTAAGCTTATCTCGTGCTGGCACGTATCGTTCCTCGACTGGTGTTTCCCCAACCACGTCCCCATGATAATGGACATAGGCAGTAGAATTTCTGTATTTGAAGCTTCCGTAGTTCGGATTCTCAATGGTAATAACAGTAGCCAACGTGACATTCACTTTCACATTCCTCATCGACATTGACAAATCAATGTTTTGGAGGCCTTCAACGTGTAGAGTGATTTTGGGGTCTTTAGGTTTGAAGATGGTGAACGACAAGGTTAAAAGAACAACAGCAATGATAACCAAGAGAATTGCAGCCACACAACAGCATGATTTGAGACATCCACGAGATGTTTTTCCAGCAGCCATCTTGATTCTCCAGGCAGCCTGAACTCtgaaattaatgattttggGACCCCAGGAGAAAGTTTAGAAGATGGTGGAAAAATATGCTGGCCATATAAGGAGATAATTAGGTGGAGAAGGAAACGTGGACGTTACATATAGAGATGTCATTAAATGCAATTGATTCGTAATTCCTTGTAAGGGGGGCAACTGATCATGTTGGCATTTAGGGAGATTACGTTGGATATTAactgtgtttatatatatatatatatatatatatatatatatatatatatatatgagatcacTTGACCTACGAAACATGTAACTACTGAAGGAGACTGATCAACACTCACTTCGAAAAAGAAACCTAACCAGAACGAAAATGAAGTAATTAATACCCAAGTCGATGACAAATACTTTCATCTTTATTGACCTGCAGTCTTATTCGTATGTATTGACCTGCAGTAGTTGGGCAGTGAGAtgataatgaaaattttgtaaataatagtaagatagtttgtgaaaaatagtgagacagtttgagttgagtatattttagattttggaaaaagagaaaaaaaaaattgaaaaaaaaaattataaagttaaaatattattagaatataattttataatattatttttttctggagatttgaaaaagttgaattacttttattttttatttgaaagttggaaaaagttgtaataattagtttaaaaattttatatttaaattatatttgtaaagaagatgggatgagatgagaattttagaaTGAGCTCTATTTCCAAGCAAGCTAGTCTATGACAAATTAAGATCCATCCTTTTTCaacttgtttttcctttttggccTATAATGCGAGTAATTATTAAGTAGTCGAGTACGAATGCGTGGTACTTCCACCAACCTATCATAAGATGTCATGTCACtaaaaatgagtatttacatACTCAATTTTAATTTCACGGTGCAATCCACACCATCCGTATTTCAAGACTAACTAATTGAATCATGGCCGATAATAATGGAACATGGATAGAAGCAGTTACACTATATATGTCACGGTGTTTAATTAGTATGTGCTCCAAATGCCTCCAATGTAAATGAGATGCAAGTTGAACATAAGTAACAAGTTTTAAGGGCTGGTACGGGCCCTTTTAACGGGTGGAGGCTGAAATTGGGGCTACCATTGTATAGGGACTAAGCCCAGCCCAAGATCTAAATGAGCAAACAGAGGAGTTGATGAATGTCATTATGCTATTTATAAGTTAATGTCTAAACACTTCACTTGCAAAGGCCTTATCCATAAGGTTAACAGTAAGTCTTTCTCTCGTGCATGAGGCGAAAGTTTTCTCTCCTTCTTACCAAGCGAAGGTTTGAGTCGGGTGGTTGTAACGCGATCTTTCTCTAAGGAGATTAGAGTGTTTGATTCTTTCTCTACCCGTGGGGCTTGTTTAAAACCATACAAAACTTTTTGTAATTTACAAATATGGCTTGGGTACTGTGGATGAAGAAAACCAGGTGGCTGAGACATATATACTTCTTCTGATAAATTCCCATGTAGGAAAGCATTTTGAATATCAATTTGATGAATAGGCCAACCAGCTGAGATGGCTAAGGAAAGAACAGTGCGTATTGTTGTAGGCTTGACAACAGGGCTAAATGTTTCACCAAAATCAATAcctgcttgttgatgatagccTTTCGCAACAAGACATGCTTTATAGAGTTTGATAGTACCATCCGTATGACGTTTGATGCGAAACGCCCACTTCGAGCCAATGATGTTAGAAGCTGAATTAGGAGGAATAAGGGTTCATGTCTGATTTTTTAGTAATGCATCAAACTCAATATTCATTGCTTGTCGCCATAGTGGATCTTTGATGGCTGTGGTATAGCAAGTAGGCTCAGTGGGCTGTTGGGAAGATTCAATAAGGAGAGCTCGTGTGATTGGATGTTGGGGTCATGCCTTCAGGAAGCTGTTTGGGTTTTCGGATATGGTTTTTGGAACGGGTTATCATTGGGTGCACTGATGGGATTTGAGTTTCAGTGTTGGTTGGAGGAGAATTTTCTGAGTTTCGTGAAGGTATTGGGTTCGAAATAGATGTTGTTGGATTGGTGGGGAAAGGCTCAATAGGTTCATGTATATGTGGTTAGGTTAAGGATGGGTTCAAACTTGGTGTATTTGGTTCACTTGTAGCCTGGTTGTGAAGAGAATTGTCTATAGATTCGATTGAGGCACTGCTTGGAGAAGTTGTTGCTGTCGAGACCCTTGTATCCGATAGACTCAGAAGATGACCATTATGGAATTGAGATGGAAGAGAGTGGCACATTGTGATGgttttgaaaggaaatgaaaattcatcaaattgCACATCACGGGAGGTATAAACACGATGAGTTGGAATATGGAGACACTTGTATCCTTTCTGTAAAGTGCTATATCCGAGAAAGACACATGGAAGAGAACGAGGTTGAAATTTGTTGGTATTGTATAGCCGAAGATTAGGCCAACAAGTGCaaccaaatatttttagaaaagtgTAATCAGGTGGAGATTTGAAAAGACCCTCATATGGATTACGATTTTGAAGGGTGTGAGTAGGCATACGATTAATTAAGTAACAGACTTCTGCGTTCCACACGATGAAGACGCCTAGCCCATGGGAGTTGGTTGGATCGATGAGCCTCTCTCGCGCACCCTCAGATTTTCGTTTCTTCTCGCATGTAGAGCAGAAGTGGAAATGGTATTTCATTTGGGTTTCAATCTGCTTTTTCCGTATTCTttcgttttcaatttttttttttatatcagcTGTTTTTTATATCAGCTGACGTGGCATGACGCCACGTCAACCGACTGCACAGCATCTACATGAGACGATTGTGCATAGAAGAACTCGTAAAGATATCCTATTATGTGGACTGTAGGTAGCGCTACCCAATTTGTAGGGCTCCTCCTTTCTTTTCAAGAGCATGAAAGGCCGAAAGAGTACGATAATGCTTCAGAGCACATACTCATCGAGTCATTGGCTGATATAACAGCCAGCAGAGCATCATCCAATCCTTGCTTTGTTCTATTCCGGAGGCAAGTAGCCGAAAGTGCAAAACAACTTTCACATATATGTTTCAAGACAACCAGAAAAAGTAGCTCAGGAAAAGGTAACACAAAAGACGATATGGGAGGAAAAGACCCAAAGCTTCCTtaatagacttttttttttttattcgaaaAACAAAGCAGCAGTGGCATTCGTTAATTTGAAGAACAGATACAGTAGCAAAATGATGGTTTTCAGGTGGGGATAGATAAATATCCCATTGCCATTGGAAACATGGatatttcatcaaaagaaagaataatatcACTTTTCAACAACAAAGGCTTACCTAAGAATTGTAAATTTTAATGGCAAGAGTTACCGTCGGGCCTTGCTCCACAAGAAAAACATAAAGCATGTGATAGCCATGGTGTCCACAACAAAGGCTTACCTAAGAATTATAAATCCTAAGGGGTAGTTCAGCTGATCTGGCCTTGGTTTGCTCCTCAATAGTCACCAATTCGACTCCCCTTAGTGCCACTGGAGATTTACCTAGTCGTTAACTTCAATATCCCATAGGATTAATCGAGGTGCATACAAGCTGACCGAATACCCAcgattaagaaaaaagaaaaaaaaaagaagcacaaAAGCTATGGTGTCCACGACATTGTGCTCAAGCCTTGTTTGAATATATTACCCATACACCATTTCCTGTGTATTTCTAACCTCCATTATTATGATATTATGACCCACTACTAGTCCAAACTCCTAACTACATAACAGTTTAATCAATTAGACATCCAAAATAGAGTCAGCGAATGCACAACTTATGCATAGAAAACATGACATTATTAGCATGGATAAAGGGTTCATAGTACAATCCATAATCTTTCCACATAACACAGCAAGTACAGCGGAATCAGAAAACTAACAGAGATGACGGATTCTTGTTTGAACGGAAGTAGATGTAGCAGTATGGCTAATGTCTTAAAGTTTGGATCTTAAACTATTTGCTACTCATGTGGATAACATATAAATTACATATAGAAGCCCGCATATAGGCTGTGCAGCTACTAAAAACCATGAATCTTGATATGCTCCTTCTTCACAATGCCAGCCTGATGGAAGAACATTAAGAATAATTAACAGACTATAATTAACcacaaaatataacacaaaTGAAcgcttgattaaaaaaaaaaaaaaaagtgacaatCTAATACCTGCACAAGGAAGGTGGAAACATTCTTCCTTTGATCTCCCTGCAGTTGTATAACCTGCACCCATACAACAATGATATAGTTTTTTGTTTCAattccaggaaaaaaaaaatagtgttataTGGATTAGTACAATTCGAAAATCTGCAGAAAGTGGGGGCACAAAAAGAATGGATCACATGAAATGAAGTCTAAGGACGGTCCATATTCATCAATGGCAAAGAAAAAAGCCAAAAGTAACAAAACAAGGAATGGTATATTAAAATGCATCCTCATCTTAACAAGGGAATGGAAACAAACCTGGCCTAGCTCAGGATCCTGGACAACAGTACCATTACAGCAGAACTCTTTCTTAAGGTCCTTTAGTATCTTGTTATAGCTGTATTCCTTCTTCAATCCCTGCACAGTAGTCAAGCTTTTCCTCCCGTTACGCTGCTGTATACGCACATGTACATACTCTTTTGTCCCAGCGCCCGAGTCCTCAGCATTTGCCTCAGCAAAGGGATCTATGCAATTATGGAATCACCACCACTATTATTCTCAAGATCTGGAGAATAAATTCTTGTCTTCtaattatcaaatcaataaACATGTACAAGGGaaaataaaacttaccaaaagCAGTAGGAATCTGATCGTTGAGTTCAGACATGAAACTTGGCTGTTGGAAGTGAAAAGGTGACCAAGGAAATCCTTTGGTTTACTATCAGAACTGAAATAAATGATAGATAAAGCCAATTAGAAAAAAtcgaaatttgaaacaaaactGCCATCTGTCAGGAAGGAAAATTTCAAAAGATCTATTTATAACAATACCATAATCTGTGCTACTTATCATTCTTTCAGCTAATAAAATCAAGAAGAAAACAGAAGCCTTTAAACACCAGAAGAGGCCATCAGCGGAAACATTATTACTGAACAAAGTACCATTCAAATCCAAATTACAATTAAGATCCCAACAGATTACATCTTTTACCAAAATGATGTCTTTCAACCATCTCACTCAGCAAACCATTTAAAAACAGCTACATACATATCCATTATCTCCATCCAACTCTATATAGGGcaaaatgctaaaataaaaGTTTGGGCAATCACTTTTCCCTAAGCCTTGCCCATTCCATCCTCCCATTCTTCTCCTGTACTGAAGACTCGAATCTAGAACAGTCTCTCCTGTGAATCTCCTAATGGAGTCCAATCACTGTAATTTTGTATACAGGCCCATTCCTTGCCATTGCAATTATTCTCCTTTATTTCACATACCAACTCTTAGCCAACTTCCTACCATCTTGTTTCATTTAATTGATGGTTTTTTAATGAATGTTGTAtgtcatctcttttttttttttacaagtataaattttattgatagaaaaccACGCAAAAGCCCAAGcacactggatgtatacaacAGAAAGCACCTACCTAGGATGAAGGGGAAGAGATAGATACAAGGAACTCATGAATATTAAAACCATTGAAATCTATAGCCATTATTCAGAGAAATATCGTCTAGAAAAAAAGGCTTTCTTACAGTAGGAAAGTTCTCATCACTTAACCATGAAATCAGTCCTGGATTCACCTACTTACTCAATCCTGAATGCTCAACATTTTATACCAAAAATGCTGGCCCCCAAAGCTgtcacctttttcttttctatcaaTTGAAGTAATATGTGTGCAATCCAAAAAACTAATTGCACTCGATAAATCAACTAAAATACCCGCGCTATAGGTTCTTCAATCGACTCCACCCTTTTACCTAGTCGATCAAGAATATTGAGAAAGAACACTTTCAGATACTTgtcacaattaaaaatatatatttgtcacAATTactaatgaaaaaatattttccagctAAGTTTTCACTAAGATTCAGTCGTCTGATGTCTCATGTACTTATTCAACATTAATATTGTATGCTTCTTCAaaccataataaaaaaaaaatttacattgcATCAACTAGACTACTCTAAGCTTGGACTAAATAACTTTATGGTTGAGCATCAACACAATACCTCAAAATTGCTGCACCTAATGGCACCTATTCGGTTATCCTCACAAATTGATAGCATCCATTCATTGCTAACATAGCATTTCATGGCACAAAACCATCGTCTAAATGAGGATGGATCGAAAAAAGAGGAGGCCATCACTATATTTAATGTAACGAGAATCAATTCTAGAAAACCATTAAAAGGCCCTTCTACCTGCCATATGAACCAATTCAattcttgaagaaaaagaaagcattgCCAAGTTCTATGTACCACAGGTGCGAGTATGAAACACCCCCCCCCTTCtcaaaatacacacaaaaaaaaatcagaatccAATCCGAAATTTCCCATTTAATCTTTcctactacttttttttaataggcgGTTCTTTCCTTATACTTATCGATCCTTTCactaataaagaaaatataacaaaaaagcAACCAGATTTTAACCAATTTCCAACCCAGGCTATCCCTCTATAGTCAGTCATCTTTCAAACCAACAAGTCATTCGAGTACCATATCTCATACTGCAAAAAAGCAACCcgtttcttaaaaacaaattcctgttttaggaa
Coding sequences:
- the LOC121251556 gene encoding uncharacterized protein LOC121251556, with protein sequence MAAGKTSRGCLKSCCCVAAILLVIIAVVLLTLSFTIFKPKDPKITLHVEGLQNIDLSMSMRNVKVNVTLATVITIENPNYGSFKYRNSTAYVHYHGDVVGETPVEERYVPARDKLNMTTSVSIMPGKLLKNRHFLADVGAGSLNLTSTATLPGRMNLLKIFKKHATVYNRCNISIFIPTQSVESICHTKLKL
- the LOC121252903 gene encoding protein translation factor SUI1 homolog 1-like isoform X2 — encoded protein: MSELNDQIPTAFDPFAEANAEDSGAGTKEYVHVRIQQRNGRKSLTTVQGLKKEYSYNKILKDLKKEFCCNGTVVQDPELGQVIQLQGDQRKNVSTFLVQAGIVKKEHIKIHGF
- the LOC121252903 gene encoding protein translation factor SUI1 homolog isoform X1, with protein sequence MSELNDQIPTAFDPFAEANAEDSGAGTKEYVHVRIQQRNGRKSLTTVQGLKKEYSYNKILKDLKKEFCCNGTVVQDPELGQVCFHSLVKMRMHFNIPFLVLLLFIFFFLELKQKTISLLYGCRLYNCREIKGRMFPPSLCRLAL